The following proteins come from a genomic window of Vicinamibacterales bacterium:
- a CDS encoding VWA domain-containing protein: protein MRLLLAGVAAFASASVLSAQVPQQPPQPQPPIFRAGIELVSVDVAALDTNGRQVTDLTIADFQVEVDGDRRQVVSAEYVRSVDPLRVIGAPRKVAAAPDETFFSSNSKGAPLGRLVLLLIDQGNIRTGAARAAMNSAKKFVDTLTPEDRVAVVAVPGPGELVDFTTDHDKVREALLRIVGSGEPVQFRFNLSVTEALAVYLRSDLQLAVEVIMRECGRLPASEAERCEREVEQDAGQIVGEVRHRTQASVNGMRAVLKGLGGIEGPKSVILISEGLTFESLGGESDELASAAADSRATIDILLLDVPRFDVSQSARPNTPRQDRDLQVTGLELLAGAARGSLYRINTSAEYAFDRISRALDGFYLLGVESQAADRNGRRHRISVKTPRRGVTIRSRRSFLTSVSAKATTPEDAVSRALKSLLPINDLPLKVATWTYKEPGSSRVRVLIAAEAERLAGQPLDYTAGMVMVNKEGRGFAPAVGLRTLTEKAGDPGTAVLSGSMAVDPGSYRLILSLADSEGRVGSVSRLVTAWQMDGPALAMGDLILGSYTPGEKTALAPAIEPAVTGQMAALVEIYGPAPQLTGLDAVLDILPNEDAQPLATIPMRLAPGPSPEILAGNAQFSTTALPPGRYLARSTIRQGGKAQGHMIRPFRVLTESPALGGGVPAAAAGGALPAEMAMVLLGGLSNFDRKEWLTPAALMATFAAAEARGNGSQAAIKEARGGDLGSAAMTALGDGDQSLAAFLKGLELYQLSQLEKAAVQFQSAMQIAPTFTPARLYLGAALADANRHKEAAGLIQSAATSPASPAAARLAGEEWLKAGQPELAITPLEFAMRQPGVDARTRKLMGIVYVLGGRPADAVAVLTPYLETNPTDQPAQLAAIFGTYMRHLDAPQPATLAADQANVVKWSKAYTASKGAMQPLVAAWVKHVQGLR from the coding sequence GCTGCCTTCGCGTCTGCGTCCGTCCTGTCGGCGCAGGTCCCCCAACAGCCGCCGCAGCCACAGCCGCCGATTTTCCGGGCCGGCATCGAGCTGGTCAGCGTGGACGTCGCCGCCCTCGACACCAACGGCCGGCAGGTTACCGACCTCACCATCGCGGATTTCCAGGTGGAAGTGGACGGCGACCGGCGGCAGGTGGTGTCGGCCGAATACGTGCGCTCGGTCGATCCTCTGCGCGTGATCGGCGCGCCGCGCAAGGTGGCGGCGGCGCCGGACGAGACCTTCTTCTCCTCCAATTCCAAGGGCGCGCCCCTGGGCCGGCTGGTCCTGCTGCTGATCGACCAGGGCAACATCCGCACCGGCGCCGCGCGGGCGGCGATGAACAGCGCCAAGAAGTTCGTGGACACGCTGACGCCGGAAGACCGCGTGGCGGTGGTCGCGGTGCCGGGGCCGGGCGAACTCGTCGACTTCACGACCGATCACGACAAGGTGCGCGAAGCCCTCCTCCGGATCGTGGGCAGCGGCGAACCGGTGCAGTTCCGGTTCAACCTCAGCGTCACCGAAGCCCTGGCCGTCTACCTGCGCAGCGACCTGCAACTGGCCGTCGAGGTGATCATGCGCGAGTGCGGGCGGCTGCCGGCCTCCGAGGCCGAGCGGTGCGAGCGCGAGGTCGAGCAGGACGCGGGACAGATCGTGGGCGAGGTGCGCCACCGCACGCAGGCCTCGGTCAACGGCATGCGCGCGGTGCTCAAGGGCCTGGGCGGCATTGAGGGCCCCAAGTCGGTGATCCTGATCTCGGAAGGGTTGACCTTCGAGAGCCTGGGCGGCGAGAGCGACGAACTGGCGTCGGCGGCGGCCGATTCGCGCGCCACCATCGACATCCTGCTGCTCGACGTGCCGCGCTTCGACGTGTCGCAGTCGGCGCGGCCGAATACGCCGCGCCAGGATCGCGACCTCCAGGTGACCGGCCTCGAGCTGCTCGCCGGCGCGGCGCGGGGCTCGCTCTATCGCATCAACACGTCGGCCGAATACGCCTTCGACCGCATCTCGCGGGCCCTCGACGGCTTCTACCTGCTGGGTGTCGAGTCGCAAGCCGCCGATCGCAACGGCCGGCGGCATCGCATCTCGGTGAAGACGCCTCGCCGCGGCGTGACCATTCGCTCGCGGCGCAGCTTTCTCACTTCGGTGTCGGCGAAGGCGACCACGCCCGAGGATGCGGTGTCGCGCGCGCTCAAGTCGCTGCTCCCGATCAACGACCTGCCGCTGAAGGTGGCGACCTGGACCTACAAGGAGCCCGGCTCGTCGAGGGTCCGCGTGCTGATCGCCGCCGAAGCGGAGCGCCTCGCCGGACAGCCGCTCGACTACACCGCCGGCATGGTGATGGTGAACAAGGAGGGGCGCGGGTTTGCCCCGGCCGTGGGCCTGCGGACGCTGACGGAAAAGGCCGGCGACCCTGGCACCGCCGTGCTCTCGGGCTCGATGGCGGTGGACCCCGGATCTTACCGGTTGATCCTGTCGCTGGCCGACAGCGAAGGGCGCGTCGGCAGCGTGTCGCGCCTAGTGACGGCGTGGCAGATGGATGGCCCCGCCCTGGCGATGGGCGACCTGATCCTCGGGAGCTACACGCCGGGCGAGAAGACCGCGCTCGCGCCGGCCATTGAACCCGCCGTGACCGGCCAGATGGCCGCGCTCGTCGAGATCTACGGGCCGGCGCCGCAGCTCACCGGGCTGGATGCGGTGCTCGACATCCTGCCGAATGAGGACGCCCAGCCGCTGGCGACCATCCCGATGCGCCTGGCGCCGGGACCGTCACCGGAGATCCTGGCGGGCAACGCGCAGTTCAGCACCACCGCGCTCCCGCCGGGGCGCTATCTGGCGCGCAGCACGATCCGCCAGGGCGGCAAGGCCCAGGGGCACATGATTCGCCCGTTCCGCGTCCTCACCGAGTCACCGGCGCTCGGCGGCGGCGTGCCGGCGGCCGCCGCGGGCGGCGCGCTGCCGGCGGAGATGGCAATGGTGTTACTGGGTGGGTTGTCGAACTTCGATCGCAAGGAGTGGCTGACACCGGCGGCGCTGATGGCGACGTTCGCGGCGGCCGAGGCGCGGGGAAACGGGTCCCAGGCCGCGATCAAGGAAGCCCGCGGCGGCGACCTGGGCTCGGCGGCAATGACCGCGCTCGGCGACGGCGATCAATCGCTGGCCGCGTTCCTCAAGGGGCTCGAGCTGTACCAGTTGTCGCAACTCGAGAAGGCCGCGGTGCAGTTCCAGAGCGCCATGCAGATCGCGCCCACCTTCACCCCGGCGCGGTTGTATCTCGGCGCCGCGCTTGCCGACGCCAACCGCCACAAGGAAGCGGCCGGCCTGATCCAGAGCGCGGCGACGTCACCGGCAAGCCCCGCGGCGGCGCGGCTCGCCGGCGAGGAGTGGCTCAAGGCGGGCCAACCCGAGCTCGCGATCACGCCCCTCGAGTTCGCCATGCGGCAACCCGGCGTCGATGCGCGCACGCGCAAGCTGATGGGGATTGTCTACGTGCTCGGCGGCCGCCCGGCGGATGCCGTGGCGGTGCTGACGCCGTACCTCGAGACCAACCCGACCGATCAGCCGGCGCAGCTGGCGGCGATCTTCGGCACCTACATGCGTCACCTGGACGCGCCGCAGCCGGCGACGCTGGCGGCCGACCAGGCCAACGTCGTGAAGTGGTCGAAGGCCTACACGGCGTCAAAGGGCGCGATGCAGCCGCTGGTCGCCGCGTGGGTCAAGCACGTGCAGGGACTTCGGTAA